CCTTGCCAATGGAGGCCACATGGATCAATCGGACAAGCTCTGGGATGCTCCCTAGGCCCCTCCCAACCCTCGCCCCAGTATTTGCTAGCTTCTCTGCATTTAAAATTTCTCTTTCTGAGACACCACTCATCCACGGTGTCTCCAAACCCTCATCGATGTTTTGTAGAGATGTCACCACAGAGTTCATCTTCTCCTGGAACTCCTTGATGATGTTCTTGATGACTTTGTGGTCGGTAGACTGATTGACCATGTTGGTGATGTTGGATACTCCGGCTGTGGCTCCACCGGCGACAGCCACCCCAATACCCACTCCTGTAACGATCAGGGAGGTGCCCAGAGTGAAGGGAGCCAGGATGAGGCCTACTATGGAAGTGATTCCTCCAGCTGCCCCAATAACACCTCCAGTCAGACTGCCTATGGTGGTGCCCTGGTGCACACACTCCAAGCTGTCTGCCAGAGTTCTCAGAGTGTTCAAGTTTGTCTGGAGCTCCTCCACAGTTTCTTCATTCTGTAAGAAAATTAATTTAGACAGATGGATGAATGGGTGGACAGACAAACATATTATTTGATTGAAGGATGGAAATAAGGACGGAATTTATAGATGAATGAGTGaatgaaaaaaaaatgtatcatatcatCATGTCTTGCAAACCTTTTTTGTGAGGAAACTAATAATGAAGGGTTTTGCCAGGATTTCACCAGCTGAAGGTCTACTGGTCGGTTCTTGTTGGAAGATGTCACACATTAGTTGATGGAGCTCAGGTGAGAAACTCTCTGGGAGAGATGGGTAAGGACCCCCCAGTATTTTGGCAACGAGCTCTATTGTGCTTGCTGCAGTGAACTGTTATGAAAGACCTGTTACTATCACACTGCATGTTGCTTTAGCAAGAGGCAAATGAGGAGATGGAGACATTACTTACTGCACTCTGAAGCATACACAACTCATACAGCACACATCCCAAGGACCAAATATCACTGCAAAGGATGGAAAatgcatttatattttattctCCATGGTGATTTCACATTGCAGGCAAATGTTCATTTATGTAATTTTTTGGTTTGTTGCTTTGGCCAAACATATGACATCACAGAGCTTTTTTGATATATTTGTCTTtgtttttatttagaatttaCCTTTTAGTGTCATAAATTCCAGTCCGCATCTCTGGGCCTAAATAACCCAGCATTCCATCTTTTGAAGATTCAGATTGGGAAGCACTGGTAGGAGAGATACTCATGAGCAGACAATCATTTAACAGGATGTAACATCTATGTATTCAAATCCATTTTCACCAGTTTATTATTGTAAAAAAAGATAACATACTTTTCATTGACTCTTCCGAAATCTCCCAAACAAAGTGTCCCAAATTTTGTGAGGAATATATTCTAGTGAAGACAAATATATTTAGTTGACTGAAAA
The genomic region above belongs to Oncorhynchus kisutch isolate 150728-3 linkage group LG16, Okis_V2, whole genome shotgun sequence and contains:
- the LOC109906342 gene encoding serine/threonine-protein kinase Nek5 isoform X2; translated protein: MDHCDGGNLAQKIKEGNPFSEEQIMDCFVKICMALKHVHELGLLHRDLRPQNIFLTKFGTLCLGDFGRVNENASQSESSKDGMLGYLGPEMRTGIYDTKSDIWSLGCVLYELCMLQSAFTAASTIELVAKILGGPYPSLPESFSPELHQLMCDIFQQEPTSRPSAGEILAKPFIISFLTKKNEETVEELQTNLNTLRTLADSLECVHQGTTIGSLTGGVIGAAGGITSIVGLILAPFTLGTSLIVTGVGIGVAVAGGATAGVSNITNMVNQSTDHKVIKNIIKEFQEKMNSVVTSLQNIDEGLETPWMSGVSEREILNAEKLANTGARVGRGLGSIPELVRLIHVASIGKVAAQTARAVRVLEMATGIFSAFFVAVDIFFIAMDAKEIHNIRQAKAEKQSSDSSKLHLMDTDSMNKLNPECEEPKAEVKSKTMKFIQTIRQTADQLQQCLDELSDVISFIPKIEGCHLDN
- the LOC109906342 gene encoding serine/threonine-protein kinase Nek5 isoform X1, yielding MGNRQSVLEKKGYTILRKVENGVIATDKNGDQFVIKEIKLNETSVMNSSAGDIIDEVETLLQINHPHISSHKNSFRDDESYYVVMDHCDGGNLAQKIKEGNPFSEEQIMDCFVKICMALKHVHELGLLHRDLRPQNIFLTKFGTLCLGDFGRVNENASQSESSKDGMLGYLGPEMRTGIYDTKSDIWSLGCVLYELCMLQSAFTAASTIELVAKILGGPYPSLPESFSPELHQLMCDIFQQEPTSRPSAGEILAKPFIISFLTKKNEETVEELQTNLNTLRTLADSLECVHQGTTIGSLTGGVIGAAGGITSIVGLILAPFTLGTSLIVTGVGIGVAVAGGATAGVSNITNMVNQSTDHKVIKNIIKEFQEKMNSVVTSLQNIDEGLETPWMSGVSEREILNAEKLANTGARVGRGLGSIPELVRLIHVASIGKVAAQTARAVRVLEMATGIFSAFFVAVDIFFIAMDAKEIHNIRQAKAEKQSSDSSKLHLMDTDSMNKLNPECEEPKAEVKSKTMKFIQTIRQTADQLQQCLDELSDVISFIPKIEGCHLDN